Proteins from one Canis aureus isolate CA01 chromosome 20, VMU_Caureus_v.1.0, whole genome shotgun sequence genomic window:
- the C1QL2 gene encoding complement C1q-like protein 2 codes for MALGLLIAVPLLLQAAPPGAAHYEMMGTCRMICDPYGAAPAGGPAGAKAPPPGPSTAALEVMQDLSANPPPPFIQGPKGDPGRPGKPGPRGPPGEPGPPGPRGPPGEKGDSGRPGLPGLQLAAGAAGGVGVAGGGAGGGGDSEGEVTGALSAAFSGPKIAFYVGLKSPHEGYEVLKFDDVVTNLGNHYDPTTGKFSCQVRGIYFFTYHILMRGGDGTSMWADLCKNGQVRASAIAQDADQNYDYASNSVVLHLDSGDEVYVKLDGGKAHGGNNNKYSTFSGFLLYPD; via the exons ATGGCGCTGGGGCTGCTCATCGCGGTGCCGCTGCTGCTGCAGGCGGCGCCCCCCGGCGCGGCGCACTACGAGATGATGGGCACCTGCCGCATGATCTGCGACCCGTACGGCGCCGCGCCCGCAGGGGGGCCCGCGGGAGCCAAGGCGCCGCCGCCGGGACCCAGCACGGCCGCCCTGGAAGTCATGCAGGACCTGAGCGCCAACCCGCCGCCGCCTTTCATCCAGGGACCCAAGGGCGACCCGGGGCGACCCGGCAAGCCGGGGCCGCGGGGACCCCCCGGGGAGCCGGGCCCGcctggaccccggggtcccccggGGGAGAAGGGCGACTCGGGGCGGCCGGGGCTGCCCGGCCTGCAGctggcggcgggcgcggcgggcggggtcGGGGTGGCGGGCGGCGGAGCCGGGGGCGGCGGCGACTCCGAAGGCGAAGTGACGGGCGCGCTGAGCGCGGCCTTCAGCGGGCCCAAGATCGCCTTCTACGTGGGTCTTAAGAGCCCCCACGAAGGCTACGAGGTGCTCAAGTTCGACGACGTGGTCACCAATCTCGGCAACCACTACGACCCCACCACCGGCAAGTTCAGCTGCCAGGTGCGCGGCATCTACTTCTTCACCTACCACATCCTCATGCGCGGCGGCGACGGCACCAGCATGTGGGCGGACCTCTGCAAGAACGGGCAG GTCCGGGCCAGTGCGATCGCTCAGGACGCCGACCAGAACTACGATTACGCCAGCAACAGCGTGGTGCTGCACCTCGATTCAGGGGACGAGGTGTACGTGAAGCTGGACGGCGGGAAGGCGCACGgaggcaacaacaacaaatacagCACGTTCTCGGGCTTTCTTCTGTACCCGGATTAG